From Solidesulfovibrio carbinoliphilus subsp. oakridgensis, the proteins below share one genomic window:
- a CDS encoding CBS domain-containing protein, producing the protein MLVADLMTSQLRCLRETDSLADAVAAMQELFIRHIPVVDEAGRLAGLVTQRDLLSLEHKKDPTTPLRDIMRSDVATVSPDTPLRAAAETMIYNKYGCLPVVEAGGLVGIITETDFLKLAIFPIAPKRGD; encoded by the coding sequence ATGCTCGTTGCCGACCTCATGACCAGCCAGTTGCGGTGCCTGCGCGAAACCGACAGTCTGGCCGACGCCGTGGCCGCCATGCAGGAACTTTTCATCCGCCATATCCCGGTGGTGGACGAGGCCGGACGGCTGGCCGGGCTGGTCACCCAGCGGGATCTGCTGTCCCTGGAACACAAAAAGGATCCCACCACCCCGCTTCGGGACATCATGCGGTCGGACGTGGCCACCGTCAGCCCGGACACGCCGCTGCGGGCCGCGGCCGAAACCATGATCTACAACAAATACGGCTGCCTGCCCGTGGTCGAGGCCGGCGGGCTCGTGGGCATCATCACGGAAACCGATTTTCTCAAGCTGGCCATCTTTCCCATCGCCCCCAAACGCGGGGACTAG
- a CDS encoding EAL domain-containing protein has product MTSPRILIVGEDKTSAAALAGLLGAHGYRTTGPAGSCREALEAAESDRPDLAVMDLVLEGACDGLDAAALLRDGLDIPVILLGVNGDARVRERARQAGACSLLPRCPDIQALLVAIETALARKRAEAALRQGEIRGRALFAAAPAALVLLDAAGRIRDANPAAERLFGSPPDGLAGLPLSRLLAPGDAAAGEALLAAGLGGASGHARARGRRPDNGGRGGEFPLALSMAPLRLSGAAHALLEARPASLAGCRPDHPETDLSLSAEGFFVIDADGRLRLVNAACTRVFGLCSVPEPGLPLEAALPSELATSLARDASRVIAWNEPVKKEMTTTICGTDKTLLLSLFPMGIDEASRLAGGLVSDITDRKHLENQLAHMAFHDPLTGLPNRSLCLDRIRQAIERSKRRENYQYAVIFLDLDRFKVINDSLGHHMGDRLLEGVSRRLRDCVRGLDTVARLGGDEFVVLLEETGSNREIIRIVKRIRTAISDIFVLCDHDIHVTCSMGIVISPALYDKPEELLRNANIALHRAKGEGRNRFKVFNTRMLEDAIRLMDLENDLRLALKRGEFFLDYQPILALRDRRLTGFEALVRWRRPGKGVASPMEFIPVAEDTGLIVPLGLWVLGEACQTMAAWQKRFPGAEHLSMSVNLSAKQLAQPTMVEEVERILRATGLDPRTLKLEITESVIMDNPEVSILRLKRLKELGVRLSVDDFGTGYSSLSYLQRFPIDTLKVDRAFVSDIEASENRKIVGAVVALAHSLGLDVVAEGVELETQSDVLEGFNCEAGQGFLFSRPVCGEDVERMLGTTREGKTGETEG; this is encoded by the coding sequence ATGACGTCTCCCCGCATCCTGATCGTTGGCGAGGACAAAACGTCCGCCGCCGCCCTGGCCGGACTGCTTGGCGCCCACGGCTACCGGACCACGGGGCCGGCCGGATCCTGCCGCGAGGCCCTGGAAGCCGCCGAATCGGACCGCCCGGACCTGGCCGTCATGGATCTGGTCCTCGAAGGGGCCTGCGACGGCCTGGACGCGGCCGCGCTCCTGCGCGACGGGCTCGACATCCCGGTCATCCTCCTTGGCGTCAACGGCGATGCCCGCGTCCGGGAACGGGCCAGGCAGGCCGGGGCCTGTTCGCTCCTGCCCAGATGCCCGGACATCCAGGCCCTTCTCGTGGCCATCGAAACCGCGCTCGCCCGCAAGCGGGCCGAGGCCGCCCTGCGCCAGGGCGAGATCCGGGGCCGGGCCCTGTTCGCGGCCGCGCCCGCGGCCCTGGTCCTTTTGGACGCCGCCGGGCGCATCCGGGACGCCAACCCGGCGGCCGAGCGGCTCTTCGGGTCCCCGCCGGACGGCCTGGCCGGGCTGCCCCTCAGCCGGCTCCTGGCCCCGGGCGACGCCGCGGCCGGAGAAGCCCTTCTCGCCGCCGGCCTTGGCGGCGCATCCGGCCACGCCCGGGCCCGGGGCCGGCGGCCGGACAACGGGGGGCGCGGCGGGGAATTCCCCCTGGCCCTGTCCATGGCCCCGCTGCGCCTTTCCGGCGCGGCCCACGCCCTGCTCGAAGCCCGCCCGGCCAGCCTTGCCGGCTGCCGGCCCGACCACCCCGAAACCGACCTGTCCCTCTCGGCCGAGGGCTTTTTCGTCATCGACGCCGACGGCCGGCTCCGGCTGGTCAACGCCGCCTGCACCCGGGTCTTTGGCCTGTGTTCCGTGCCCGAGCCCGGCCTGCCGCTGGAGGCGGCCCTCCCGTCGGAACTGGCCACGTCGCTGGCCCGCGACGCCTCCCGGGTCATCGCCTGGAACGAGCCGGTCAAAAAAGAGATGACGACCACGATCTGCGGTACGGACAAGACCCTGCTCCTCTCCCTTTTCCCCATGGGGATCGACGAGGCCTCGCGCCTGGCCGGGGGGCTGGTCAGCGACATCACGGACCGGAAGCATCTCGAAAACCAGTTGGCCCACATGGCCTTTCACGATCCCCTGACCGGCCTCCCCAACCGCAGCCTGTGCCTGGACCGCATAAGGCAGGCCATCGAGCGGAGCAAACGGCGCGAGAACTACCAGTATGCCGTCATCTTCCTCGACCTCGACCGGTTCAAGGTCATAAACGACAGCCTGGGCCACCACATGGGCGACCGGCTCCTGGAGGGGGTGTCGCGGCGGCTTCGGGACTGCGTGCGGGGCCTGGACACCGTGGCCCGGCTCGGCGGCGACGAGTTTGTGGTCCTTTTGGAAGAGACCGGATCCAACCGGGAGATCATCAGGATCGTCAAGCGGATACGCACGGCCATAAGCGACATCTTCGTCCTTTGCGACCACGACATCCACGTCACCTGCTCCATGGGCATCGTCATAAGCCCGGCCCTGTACGACAAGCCCGAGGAGCTCCTGCGAAACGCCAACATCGCGCTCCACCGGGCCAAGGGCGAGGGGCGAAACCGGTTCAAGGTCTTCAACACCAGGATGCTCGAGGACGCCATCCGGCTCATGGACCTGGAAAACGACCTGCGCCTGGCCCTTAAGCGCGGGGAGTTCTTCCTCGACTACCAGCCCATCCTGGCTCTGCGCGACCGGCGGCTGACCGGGTTCGAGGCGCTGGTTCGCTGGCGGCGTCCGGGCAAGGGCGTGGCCTCGCCCATGGAGTTCATTCCCGTGGCCGAGGACACCGGCCTCATCGTGCCGCTCGGGCTTTGGGTCCTTGGCGAGGCCTGCCAAACCATGGCCGCCTGGCAAAAGCGTTTCCCCGGGGCCGAGCACCTGTCCATGAGTGTCAACCTCTCGGCCAAGCAGCTGGCCCAGCCGACCATGGTCGAGGAGGTGGAGCGGATCCTGCGCGCGACCGGCCTCGACCCGCGCACGCTCAAGCTCGAAATCACCGAATCGGTCATCATGGACAACCCGGAAGTGTCGATCCTGCGCTTAAAGCGCTTGAAGGAACTCGGCGTGCGCCTGTCGGTCGACGACTTCGGCACCGGCTATTCCTCGCTCTCCTACCTGCAGCGCTTCCCCATCGACACCCTCAAGGTGGACCGGGCCTTTGTCAGCGACATCGAAGCTTCCGAGAACCGCAAGATCGTCGGCGCCGTGGTGGCCCTCGCCCACAGCCTCGGCCTCGACGTGGTGGCCGAAGGCGTGGAACTGGAAACCCAGTCCGACGTCCTCGAAGGATTTAACTGCGAGGCCG